The following are encoded in a window of Amphibacillus xylanus NBRC 15112 genomic DNA:
- a CDS encoding stage VI sporulation protein F yields MSEKQSNLFSQIKKKTNINPTDIFKVANSVQNADFSDETTVRDLVKKLSQMANKPISKEKEDKLVKVITQNKLPKDMNTLGQQFKK; encoded by the coding sequence GTGAGTGAAAAGCAATCGAATCTTTTTAGTCAGATCAAAAAGAAAACAAATATTAATCCAACAGATATCTTTAAAGTAGCTAATTCCGTTCAGAATGCTGATTTTTCTGATGAGACAACTGTTAGGGATCTTGTTAAAAAACTAAGTCAAATGGCAAATAAACCAATTTCTAAAGAAAAAGAAGATAAATTGGTTAAAGTCATTACGCAAAATAAATTACCAAAGGATATGAATACACTAGGACAACAGTTTAAAAAGTGA
- the spoIVA gene encoding stage IV sporulation protein A: protein MENVDLIKDISKRTNGDIYLGVVGAVRTGKSTFIKKFMENIVLPNMEDENDRARAQDELPQSSAGRTIMTTEPKFVPNQAVQLEVDDGFFVNVRLVDCVGYTIESAQGFEDENGPRMIHTPWYEEPIPFNEAAEIGTRKVIQEHSTIGVVVTTDGTIGDIPRSDYLDAEARIVDELKEVGKPFIMILNSTKPYSQETELLRQSLNEQYDIPVIAMSAENMNEDDAYNALREALFEFPVLEVNVNLPSWVMVLEEDHWLKVNYQEAIQETVKDIRRLRDVDRIIGHFAEYDFIESAKIHGVDMGEGIAEIDLDAPNYLYDQVLKEIVGVEITGKDHLLQLMQEFSKAKREYDQIADALAMVKQTGYGVASPSIGDMTLEEPEIIRQGSRYGVRLKALAPSIHMIKVEVESEFSPIIGTEKQSEELVRYLMQDFEDDPLSIWQSDIFGRSLSSIVREGIQGKLTLMPENVRHKLKDTLEKIINEGSGGMIAIIL from the coding sequence GTGGAAAATGTAGATCTAATTAAAGATATTTCTAAACGAACAAATGGTGATATCTATCTTGGTGTGGTCGGAGCAGTACGAACTGGTAAATCAACCTTCATTAAGAAATTCATGGAGAATATAGTTCTGCCAAACATGGAGGATGAAAATGATCGTGCTCGGGCTCAGGATGAATTACCACAGAGCTCAGCAGGTCGTACGATAATGACGACAGAACCAAAATTTGTACCAAACCAAGCTGTTCAATTAGAAGTGGATGATGGATTTTTTGTTAATGTTAGATTGGTGGATTGCGTAGGCTATACGATTGAAAGTGCACAAGGATTTGAAGATGAAAATGGTCCTAGAATGATTCATACTCCTTGGTATGAAGAGCCGATACCGTTCAATGAAGCGGCTGAAATTGGTACTCGTAAAGTTATTCAGGAACATTCTACGATTGGTGTAGTGGTAACCACTGACGGTACAATTGGTGATATTCCTCGTTCAGACTATCTGGATGCAGAAGCTAGAATTGTTGATGAATTAAAGGAAGTTGGCAAACCCTTTATTATGATTTTAAATTCTACAAAACCGTACAGTCAAGAGACAGAATTATTAAGACAGTCTTTAAATGAACAATATGATATTCCAGTAATCGCAATGAGTGCAGAAAACATGAACGAAGACGATGCTTATAATGCGCTTCGAGAGGCGCTATTTGAATTCCCTGTCTTAGAGGTAAATGTTAACTTACCAAGTTGGGTTATGGTTCTAGAGGAAGATCATTGGTTAAAAGTTAATTATCAAGAAGCGATTCAAGAAACAGTTAAAGACATTAGAAGATTGAGAGATGTCGATAGAATTATTGGTCATTTTGCTGAGTATGATTTTATTGAATCAGCTAAAATTCATGGTGTTGATATGGGTGAAGGAATTGCAGAAATTGATTTAGATGCACCGAATTATCTATATGATCAAGTCTTGAAAGAAATAGTCGGTGTCGAGATAACAGGTAAAGACCATCTCTTACAGCTTATGCAAGAATTTTCTAAAGCAAAACGAGAGTATGATCAAATCGCTGATGCGCTTGCAATGGTTAAGCAAACAGGTTATGGTGTAGCTTCACCGAGCATTGGTGATATGACATTAGAAGAACCAGAAATAATTCGTCAAGGCTCCCGTTATGGCGTTAGACTAAAAGCACTTGCTCCTTCAATTCATATGATTAAAGTAGAAGTAGAGTCTGAATTTTCACCTATCATTGGGACGGAGAAGCAAAGTGAAGAACTGGTACGTTACTTAATGCAAGATTTTGAAGATGATCCATTATCGATTTGGCAATCGGATATCTTTGGACGCTCGCTAAGTTCGATTGTGAGAGAAGGTATTCAAGGTAAATTAACTTTAATGCCTGAAAATGTTCGTCATAAGCTTAAAGATACGTTAGAAAAAATTATTAACGAAGGATCAGGCGGCATGATCGCGATTATACTATAA
- a CDS encoding HU family DNA-binding protein, which yields MNKTDLVNAVAERSELSKKDAAKAVDAVLESIMDSLKNGEKVQLIGFGNFEVRDRAARKGRNPQTGAEIEIPASKVPAFKPGKALKDIVK from the coding sequence ATGAACAAGACAGATTTAGTTAATGCTGTAGCTGAGAGAAGTGAGCTTTCTAAAAAAGATGCTGCAAAAGCTGTAGACGCAGTTTTAGAATCTATCATGGATTCACTTAAAAATGGTGAAAAAGTACAACTTATCGGTTTTGGTAACTTTGAAGTGCGTGATCGTGCTGCTCGTAAAGGCCGCAACCCACAAACTGGAGCTGAAATTGAAATTCCAGCAAGCAAAGTTCCTGCTTTCAAACCAGGTAAAGCCCTTAAAGATATCGTAAAATAA
- the mtrB gene encoding trp RNA-binding attenuation protein MtrB, translating into MDAEFVIIKAEENGVQVIGLTRGESTKFHHAEKLDAGELLIVQFTEHTSAIKIKGKATVQSRHGEINTFN; encoded by the coding sequence ATGGATGCAGAATTCGTTATAATTAAGGCAGAGGAAAATGGTGTACAAGTTATTGGTTTAACTAGGGGAGAATCAACTAAGTTTCATCATGCCGAAAAGCTTGATGCAGGTGAACTATTAATTGTTCAATTCACTGAACATACTTCTGCAATAAAAATTAAAGGTAAAGCAACTGTTCAATCGCGTCATGGAGAAATTAATACTTTTAACTAA
- a CDS encoding heptaprenyl diphosphate synthase component 1 encodes MISDLITDKINQEFQPFINSAVKDLLLKDDPRLLIYRDLITLADWDEAKKVDIIVSIHLLQLSLDLHRQVLSQTSERKTEIILIGDYLSAQHYDLLASHSEYQLIKALASVTKSINQLNINVDKLMPHNFNQFIKINAQIDTLIINQLLKYFNLAELNLFITEASYYYSLISFSQIESSVDEIKLMIPFRRSSLNNTERQIHVRYQGLVRMIKKQLKRHFHLAYLA; translated from the coding sequence ATGATTAGTGACTTAATTACAGATAAGATAAATCAAGAATTCCAACCGTTTATTAATTCAGCAGTAAAAGACCTATTATTAAAAGATGATCCACGTTTATTAATTTACCGAGACCTTATTACACTTGCGGATTGGGATGAAGCAAAAAAGGTTGATATAATTGTTTCAATCCACTTATTACAACTGTCACTTGACCTTCACAGACAAGTTTTAAGTCAAACGTCTGAACGAAAAACTGAAATTATTTTAATTGGTGATTATTTAAGTGCCCAACATTATGATTTATTGGCCAGTCATTCAGAATATCAATTAATTAAGGCACTAGCATCAGTAACCAAATCAATTAATCAATTAAATATAAATGTTGATAAATTAATGCCACATAATTTCAATCAATTTATTAAGATTAATGCTCAAATTGATACATTGATTATTAATCAACTTTTAAAGTATTTTAATTTAGCTGAATTAAACTTATTTATTACTGAAGCCAGTTACTATTATTCACTGATATCATTTAGTCAAATAGAATCATCTGTTGATGAAATTAAGTTAATGATTCCTTTTAGGAGATCTTCATTAAATAATACAGAACGACAGATTCATGTCAGATATCAAGGCTTAGTACGCATGATTAAAAAACAGTTAAAACGCCACTTTCATTTGGCTTATCTAGCTTGA
- a CDS encoding polyprenyl synthetase family protein, which produces MNLLLQYRDLENEIKQIDQILYGRLSQADEPIRSAAIQLLQAGGKRSRPLLCLISSSFGERDRTKAYDMASAIELIHMSSLIHDDMIDNAQLRRGKKTIHLQYNTLIATMVGDYLVAEALEIMALVEDKQAHQLFSNTLKQLAIGELIQYQNRYQLERSLKTYFKKNRNKTAKFIGLSCILGAIATQADKKLQKHLYLIGYYLGMSYQIVDDILDFSSNSDEMGKLIGQDLREGYLTLPTLLAMNDDQIYKKVHNLFKQSNQGNVLDFEDLIADIKNSDAISKAYQYSQWYLEKARQKINQLPDQAEKYIFLQLIGYLSKRKY; this is translated from the coding sequence ATGAATCTTTTATTGCAATATCGTGATTTGGAAAATGAAATAAAGCAGATCGATCAAATTCTATATGGTCGACTTTCTCAAGCAGATGAACCGATTCGATCAGCTGCAATTCAACTGCTCCAAGCTGGTGGAAAACGCTCTCGACCTTTACTTTGTTTAATATCTAGTTCCTTTGGAGAGCGTGATCGTACAAAAGCATATGATATGGCTAGTGCAATTGAGTTAATACATATGAGTAGCCTAATACACGATGATATGATTGACAATGCCCAATTGCGCAGAGGGAAAAAAACGATCCATCTCCAATATAATACTCTTATTGCGACTATGGTTGGTGATTATTTAGTGGCAGAGGCATTAGAAATAATGGCTTTAGTAGAGGATAAACAAGCTCATCAGCTTTTTTCAAATACTTTAAAACAACTGGCAATCGGTGAACTGATCCAATACCAGAATCGTTATCAATTAGAGCGTTCTTTAAAAACATATTTTAAGAAAAATCGTAACAAAACAGCAAAATTTATTGGATTGTCTTGTATATTAGGTGCCATCGCCACACAAGCAGATAAAAAGCTTCAAAAACATTTATATTTGATCGGCTATTATTTAGGGATGTCATATCAAATTGTAGATGATATTTTAGACTTTTCTTCAAATAGTGATGAGATGGGAAAATTAATTGGACAAGACTTACGTGAGGGCTATTTAACCTTACCAACATTACTTGCAATGAATGATGATCAAATATATAAAAAAGTGCATAACCTTTTTAAACAATCCAATCAAGGGAATGTGCTTGATTTTGAAGATCTAATTGCCGATATAAAGAATAGTGACGCAATTAGCAAAGCTTATCAATATAGCCAATGGTATTTAGAAAAAGCTCGACAGAAAATAAATCAATTACCCGATCAAGCAGAAAAATATATCTTCTTGCAACTAATCGGTTATTTAAGCAAACGGAAGTACTAA
- a CDS encoding CheR family methyltransferase: MPDYQAFTQLIKDKTNIDLNLYKEVQMKRRLTSLRDKRGFNTFKSYFAALDKDQALMEEFLDKMTINVSEFFRNSKRWEVLEKKILPDMLKKKSKLKIWSAACSTGDEPYTIAMILKQYIDLNNVSILATDIDEKILERAKQGIYTERALKEVPQDFKDKFFVHKDSLYVIDDSLKKPITFKQHNLLSDPYPNGFDLIVCRNVMIYFTDEAKNQIYHKFSDALVDNGVFFVGSTEQIFSPEKYNFKLLDTFFYTKQG; this comes from the coding sequence ATGCCAGATTATCAAGCATTTACGCAATTGATCAAAGATAAGACAAATATTGATTTAAATTTATACAAAGAAGTACAAATGAAAAGGCGTTTAACATCACTCAGAGATAAACGAGGCTTCAACACGTTTAAAAGTTACTTTGCTGCATTAGATAAAGATCAAGCTTTAATGGAAGAATTTTTAGATAAAATGACGATTAACGTATCAGAATTTTTCCGTAACTCTAAACGCTGGGAAGTACTAGAGAAAAAAATCCTTCCTGATATGTTAAAGAAAAAATCGAAATTAAAAATTTGGAGTGCTGCTTGTTCTACTGGTGATGAACCTTATACGATTGCGATGATTTTAAAACAATATATTGATTTAAATAATGTTAGTATTCTAGCAACGGATATTGATGAAAAAATCCTCGAACGTGCAAAGCAAGGGATATATACTGAACGAGCACTGAAAGAAGTACCGCAAGATTTTAAAGATAAGTTTTTTGTACATAAGGATTCTTTATATGTAATTGATGATTCATTAAAAAAACCTATTACGTTCAAACAGCATAACTTACTTTCTGATCCTTACCCTAACGGATTTGATCTGATAGTTTGTCGAAATGTTATGATTTATTTTACTGATGAGGCTAAAAATCAGATTTACCACAAATTTAGTGATGCTTTAGTTGATAACGGGGTGTTCTTCGTTGGAAGTACAGAGCAAATCTTCTCCCCTGAAAAGTATAATTTTAAATTACTAGATACATTTTTCTATACAAAACAAGGTTAA
- a CDS encoding IS110 family RNA-guided transposase: MRCVIAFDVSRKSSTMAAYNEQGNCEFEGRLIHSKTGFSNLSKIIKDLSEKNNYTLEFVFEATGVYSAALERFLRENNLVYYSLNPLLAHLNTQSLRRNKTDISDAHQLAKNHFKNDYFQTYREDSYYEQMRTMSRRYDEIMKEKIQYKNRLHASLQLSFPDFDTAFINKSKLYYNLVQVFPHPNLILKRSKTVIKNRIKKCTKKNYSLKKLEERAILLIEIAKDSFPAVDETDYSCELVRDYAKKILEMEEEQDEIIQRMTEMSKDRKEYRILRSFPGIKDKLACRIIAELGDLTRFKNNKQLNAYAGIDIVRYQSGNMEYKDRINKRGNSRLRGILYFMIVSMLSAKGKQINHLVDYYYKLKKQPYNKHHKVAVVACMNKFLKVTFHLIQNDLLYDYEKASSQQ; the protein is encoded by the coding sequence ATGAGATGCGTTATTGCTTTCGACGTTAGTCGAAAGAGTAGTACCATGGCCGCTTACAACGAGCAAGGTAACTGTGAATTTGAAGGGAGGTTAATTCATTCAAAAACGGGATTCTCTAATTTAAGTAAAATCATTAAAGATCTAAGTGAAAAGAATAATTATACCTTAGAATTTGTTTTTGAAGCGACTGGAGTATATTCGGCTGCTTTAGAACGATTCTTACGAGAGAATAATCTCGTTTATTATTCTTTAAATCCTTTATTAGCACACCTTAACACCCAATCTCTAAGAAGAAACAAAACAGATATAAGTGATGCGCATCAACTGGCTAAGAATCATTTTAAAAACGATTATTTCCAAACTTATCGCGAAGATTCTTATTACGAACAGATGCGTACAATGTCACGTCGCTATGATGAGATTATGAAAGAGAAGATTCAGTACAAAAATCGACTACATGCATCATTACAATTATCTTTCCCAGACTTTGATACGGCTTTTATTAACAAATCAAAACTTTATTATAATCTTGTACAAGTATTCCCTCACCCAAACTTGATATTAAAACGATCTAAAACAGTTATTAAAAATCGTATTAAAAAATGCACTAAGAAAAACTATTCATTAAAAAAGTTAGAGGAAAGAGCAATTTTATTGATTGAAATCGCAAAGGATTCATTTCCAGCAGTTGATGAAACAGACTATTCTTGTGAGTTAGTAAGGGATTATGCCAAGAAAATATTAGAGATGGAGGAAGAGCAAGATGAAATCATTCAAAGAATGACAGAAATGTCAAAAGACCGTAAAGAATACAGGATCCTTCGGTCATTTCCCGGAATAAAAGATAAATTAGCCTGTAGAATCATAGCTGAACTAGGGGATTTAACACGTTTTAAAAATAATAAACAACTAAATGCATACGCCGGTATAGATATCGTAAGATATCAGTCTGGAAATATGGAGTATAAAGATCGTATAAATAAACGAGGTAATAGTAGACTGCGTGGTATTTTGTATTTTATGATTGTCTCAATGCTTTCTGCTAAAGGAAAACAAATAAATCATTTAGTTGATTATTATTATAAATTAAAAAAACAACCCTATAATAAGCATCATAAGGTTGCAGTAGTCGCTTGTATGAATAAATTCTTGAAAGTCACATTTCATCTTATTCAAAACGACCTATTGTATGATTATGAGAAAGCTTCAAGCCAACAATAA
- the aroC gene encoding chorismate synthase codes for MRYLTAGESHGKQLTTIVEGVPALMPLTSDEINESLLRRQKGHGRGKRMQIEKDLVDIAGGVRHGYTLGSPLALIVKNDDFKHWTDIMGEDPIDEDKKLRRVVTRPRPGHADLNGAIKYGHRDMRNILERSSARETAARVAAGAVAKALLKNLGINIVGYVNEIAGIKAKDYPELTIEDKMKISEESPVRSLDPEASQKMMDAIDKAKKDGDSIGGICEVYVEGMPAGIGSYVHYDRKLDARIAFAVQSINAFKGVEFGIGFEAARRHGSEVHDEIIWSEETGFRRRTNNLGGFEGGMTTGMPIVVKGVMKPIPTLYKPLQSVDIETKETFNASIERSDSCAVPAAAVVMEHVVAFELAKAILEQFPNDQFPKLKKAIDQYREEVRCF; via the coding sequence ATGCGCTATTTAACTGCTGGAGAGTCGCATGGTAAACAATTAACGACAATTGTTGAGGGTGTCCCTGCATTGATGCCATTGACTAGCGATGAAATAAATGAATCTCTTCTTAGAAGACAAAAAGGACACGGCCGTGGTAAACGGATGCAGATTGAGAAAGATTTAGTGGATATTGCGGGTGGTGTGCGTCATGGTTATACATTAGGTTCACCGCTTGCATTAATCGTTAAAAACGATGATTTTAAGCATTGGACGGATATTATGGGTGAAGACCCAATTGATGAAGATAAAAAATTACGCAGAGTTGTGACAAGACCAAGACCTGGACACGCTGATTTAAATGGTGCAATAAAATATGGTCATCGAGATATGCGAAATATTCTTGAGCGGTCATCTGCCCGAGAGACTGCTGCACGTGTAGCAGCAGGAGCAGTCGCAAAAGCATTGCTTAAAAATCTAGGTATTAATATTGTCGGTTATGTAAATGAAATTGCAGGAATTAAGGCTAAAGACTATCCGGAGTTAACGATAGAAGATAAAATGAAGATTTCTGAAGAATCACCTGTTCGCTCGTTGGACCCAGAAGCTAGCCAAAAAATGATGGATGCAATTGATAAGGCTAAAAAAGATGGAGATTCAATCGGTGGTATCTGTGAGGTTTATGTTGAAGGGATGCCTGCAGGAATTGGATCATATGTTCATTATGATCGAAAGCTAGATGCTAGAATTGCTTTTGCAGTCCAAAGCATTAACGCATTTAAAGGTGTTGAATTTGGAATTGGATTTGAGGCAGCTAGACGTCATGGTAGCGAGGTCCATGATGAAATTATTTGGTCAGAGGAAACAGGGTTTAGACGCCGTACAAACAATTTAGGTGGTTTTGAAGGTGGTATGACTACTGGTATGCCAATTGTTGTTAAAGGTGTTATGAAACCTATTCCAACATTATATAAACCATTACAGAGTGTTGATATTGAAACAAAAGAAACATTTAACGCAAGTATCGAACGTTCTGACTCGTGTGCAGTACCAGCTGCAGCAGTTGTAATGGAACATGTCGTTGCATTTGAACTAGCTAAAGCGATTTTAGAACAGTTCCCGAACGATCAGTTTCCAAAACTGAAAAAGGCAATTGATCAGTATCGTGAAGAAGTCAGGTGTTTTTAA